One part of the Vicia villosa cultivar HV-30 ecotype Madison, WI linkage group LG6, Vvil1.0, whole genome shotgun sequence genome encodes these proteins:
- the LOC131613468 gene encoding uncharacterized protein LOC131613468 has product MAPPLKTGGRNFSYSFVNPNMNSVECLAKKITPDESTNFREKYGYILSLLKMPFTKYEQEGVHTLLQFYHPSLRCFAFTDYLLAPTLEEYSSFLGIPVGKEVPYYSTMKAPDSIEIAKALYLSKSVVEANLTKKGGSFGFRMEFLVKRGCDAAEAKEWDTFRAILALSIYGIVMFANVPDFVDMNAIHIFILQNPVPTLLGDVYHSVHHRNGQKGGLVRFCAPLLYRWFRSHLPERGAFVDSRYTSKWAERIMGLRAKDIV; this is encoded by the coding sequence ATGGCTCCACCACTGAAGACTGGCGGGCGCAATTTCTCTTATTCTTTTGTGAATCCGAATATGAATTCTGTTGAGTGTTTGGCAAAGAAGATCACGCCGGATGAGTCAACCAATTTCCGAGAAAAATATGGGTACATTCTGAGCCTCCTCAAGATGCCATTCACCAAGTATGAGCAAGAGGGAGTTCATACTTTGCTTCAGTTCTATCATCCTTCCCTCCGTTGTTTCGCATTCACTGATTATCTTTTGGCCCCTACCTTGGAAGAGTATTCGTCATTCCTTGGCATTCCTGTTGGGAAAGAGGTACCTTACTATAGCACCATGAAGGCCCCCGATTCCATTGAAattgctaaggctctttatttgagcaagtcggtCGTGGAAGCAAATCTCACCAAGAAGGGAGGAAGTTTTGGTTTTCGTATGGAGTTCCTGGTTAAGAGAGGTTGTGATGCTGCTGAAGCCAAAGAGTGGGACACTTTTAGAGCTATCTTGGCTCTAAGTATCTATGGTATTGTGATGTTCGCAAATGTACCTgactttgttgatatgaatgccATCCACATATTCATTCTGCAAAACCCCGTTCCCACACTTCTGGGGGATGTTTATCATTCCGTTCATCACCGGAATGGGCAGAAAGGAGGTTTGGTTAGATTCTGTGCTCCGTTGCTATACCGTTGGTTCAGATCACATTTGCCGGAACGTGGAGCTTTTGTTGATAGTAGGTACACATCTAAATGGGCTGAGAGGATTATGGGGCTTAGAGCTAAGGACATTGTCTAG